A stretch of the Snodgrassella alvi genome encodes the following:
- a CDS encoding MFS transporter has translation MSPPSGKESNLLNKTFVIAWLICAIFYFVQYALRSAPSIMQTEIIATLKISKVEMAGIIGLYFYSYAFFALVSGVLLDRIGPRFTASLGIILVAIGCVLFCSGTVITAQSGRFLQGAGSGLAFTSAVFLATRGFPKKWLATAVGMTQCFGMLGGFMGQAVVSPIIKNQILTWQMFWMVAAGVLAVIFFASVFITPRTREGKIDWTGLSHPYLVVLKNPQSYICAFIGAMMFLPTNVGNIAWGNQFLQEGLSASSDVALRLAMVPLGWVVGCPVLGYLSDVIGRRKPVVMGSIIAMGITGGLIVYLPNAMPPYIMGFLFGVASGAAMIPYTMIKEVNPDEVKGTATGVINFFVFVISAIMTNLFSILIDHLAGAEGQLNLKVFQNADIVFVVGLILAFIMTIFVRETGSKAKG, from the coding sequence GTGTCTCCTCCCAGTGGTAAAGAATCCAATCTATTAAATAAAACATTTGTGATAGCTTGGTTAATCTGTGCCATTTTCTATTTTGTCCAATATGCATTGCGTTCTGCACCCAGTATTATGCAGACAGAAATAATTGCCACTTTGAAAATAAGTAAAGTTGAAATGGCCGGTATTATTGGCCTGTATTTCTATTCTTATGCTTTTTTTGCGCTGGTATCCGGTGTATTGTTGGATCGAATTGGGCCACGTTTTACAGCTTCATTGGGTATTATTTTAGTTGCTATTGGATGTGTGCTGTTTTGCTCGGGTACAGTAATTACTGCTCAGAGTGGACGTTTCCTTCAAGGTGCGGGTTCTGGGCTAGCTTTTACCAGTGCAGTATTTTTAGCTACACGCGGTTTTCCCAAAAAATGGCTGGCTACTGCCGTTGGTATGACACAATGCTTTGGTATGCTGGGCGGTTTTATGGGGCAGGCTGTAGTCTCTCCAATTATAAAAAATCAGATTTTGACCTGGCAGATGTTCTGGATGGTGGCCGCTGGTGTGCTGGCAGTAATATTCTTTGCTTCAGTGTTCATTACTCCACGTACACGGGAAGGAAAAATTGACTGGACTGGGCTCAGCCATCCTTATTTGGTAGTGCTGAAAAACCCTCAATCGTATATCTGTGCCTTTATTGGGGCTATGATGTTCTTGCCTACTAATGTGGGAAATATTGCCTGGGGTAATCAGTTTTTACAAGAGGGTCTGAGCGCCAGTAGTGATGTGGCGTTGCGTTTGGCTATGGTACCTTTAGGCTGGGTGGTTGGTTGTCCAGTTCTGGGCTATTTATCAGATGTAATCGGACGCCGTAAACCTGTTGTAATGGGTAGTATAATTGCTATGGGCATTACCGGTGGTCTGATTGTGTATTTGCCTAATGCGATGCCCCCTTATATTATGGGTTTTCTATTTGGGGTTGCTTCAGGCGCTGCTATGATCCCTTATACTATGATTAAAGAAGTTAATCCAGATGAAGTGAAGGGTACGGCTACAGGTGTGATTAACTTTTTCGTATTTGTTATTAGTGCGATTATGACAAATCTTTTCAGCATATTGATTGATCATTTGGCTGGGGCTGAAGGTCAGTTGAATCTGAAAGTTTTCCAGAATGCTGATATCGTGTTTGTAGTCGGATTAATTCTAGCTTTTATTATGACGATATTCGTTCGTGAAACCGGCAGTAAGGCAAAAGGTTAA
- a CDS encoding phosphomannomutase/phosphoglucomutase yields the protein MTSNQIDASIFKAYDIRGVVDVSLNKDTAELIGRAIATVALSKGISQIALGRDGRLSGPILAASLIQGITACGINVIDVGMVATPMLYFAAVEHCHGSGIMITGSHNPPDYNGFKMMLAGTTLAGDDIQTLRTIIESEQLAANAEHSGNVVPLPIAREYITYISNQVQLKRPMKIVIDAGNGVAGAYAGDLYRALGCEVKELFCEVDGHFPNHHPDPAKPANLQDLIQALHSSDAEIGLAFDGDGDRLGVVTKDGQIIYPDRQLMLFAADVLTRNPKAKIIYDVKSTRLLKPWIEQHGGEAIMSKTGHSFIKAAIKEHGALLAGEMSGHVFFKERWLGFDDGLYAGARLLEILSATEDPSAVLNALPEGISTPEINIAVPAGQSGHEIISNLAKTAEFSGEVKRITIDGLRIEFKNGFGLMRASNTTPVLVLRFEADDQQALDSIIAQFKAVIAQNPDLEWV from the coding sequence ATGACTTCAAATCAGATAGATGCAAGCATATTCAAAGCCTATGATATCCGCGGTGTAGTTGATGTGTCTTTAAACAAAGATACAGCTGAACTGATTGGCCGCGCCATAGCCACAGTAGCACTAAGCAAAGGCATCAGCCAGATTGCTCTTGGCCGTGACGGCCGGCTTTCAGGTCCAATACTGGCAGCTAGCTTGATTCAAGGCATCACTGCCTGTGGTATCAACGTAATTGATGTAGGAATGGTAGCTACACCCATGCTGTATTTTGCCGCAGTAGAGCATTGTCATGGCAGCGGCATCATGATCACCGGAAGTCATAATCCACCAGATTATAATGGTTTTAAAATGATGCTAGCTGGCACCACGCTTGCCGGCGACGATATACAAACATTACGCACAATAATTGAGTCCGAACAACTTGCTGCCAATGCAGAACATAGTGGCAATGTGGTTCCTTTGCCTATAGCAAGAGAATACATTACTTACATAAGCAATCAGGTACAGCTTAAGCGCCCAATGAAAATCGTAATTGATGCGGGAAACGGCGTAGCCGGAGCCTATGCAGGTGACTTGTATCGTGCGCTTGGTTGTGAGGTGAAAGAATTATTCTGCGAAGTAGATGGCCATTTTCCTAATCATCATCCTGATCCTGCCAAGCCAGCTAACCTGCAGGATTTAATTCAAGCATTACACAGCAGCGACGCTGAAATAGGACTGGCTTTTGACGGTGATGGTGATCGTTTAGGTGTAGTCACCAAAGATGGCCAAATCATCTATCCAGACCGGCAGCTAATGTTGTTTGCTGCTGATGTACTAACTCGAAACCCTAAAGCGAAAATTATCTATGATGTAAAATCAACCCGATTATTAAAACCGTGGATTGAACAACATGGTGGTGAAGCCATCATGAGTAAAACCGGACATAGCTTTATTAAAGCCGCTATCAAAGAACACGGTGCATTGCTTGCTGGTGAAATGAGTGGCCATGTATTTTTTAAAGAACGCTGGTTAGGATTTGATGATGGCTTATACGCCGGTGCTCGGTTACTGGAAATATTATCCGCTACAGAAGATCCATCCGCGGTTTTAAATGCCTTACCTGAAGGTATATCTACGCCTGAAATTAACATTGCCGTACCTGCCGGTCAATCAGGACACGAAATCATATCCAATCTGGCTAAAACAGCTGAGTTCAGCGGAGAAGTAAAACGCATTACCATTGATGGATTAAGAATAGAGTTTAAAAACGGCTTCGGACTAATGCGCGCATCTAATACCACACCTGTTTTAGTCCTGCGTTTTGAGGCGGATGATCAGCAAGCTCTGGACAGCATTATTGCTCAATTCAAAGCTGTAATAGCACAAAATCCTGATTTAGAATGGGTATAA
- the ruvB gene encoding Holliday junction branch migration DNA helicase RuvB, which produces MLQTDQLSGAKPQRVISPQTVSAQEEQLERALRPRALTDYIGQHKAKEQLSIFIQAAKIRKEALDHTLLFGPPGLGKTTLAHIIAHELGVSLRQTSGPVLERAGDLAAILTNLEPHDVLFIDEIHRLNPVVEEILYPALEDYQLDIMIGEGPAARSVKIDLPPFTLVGATTRAGMLTNPLRDRFGIVSRLEFYNNNDLTTIVTRSAQLLQLHIDNTGAAEIARRSRGTPRIANRLLRRVRDYAEVKHEGKINAEIADAALKMLDIDQSGLDVMDCKYLEAILYKFSGGPVGLDNIAAAIGESTDTIEDVIEPYLIQQGFLQRTPRGRMATELSYSHFGLPAPTNKT; this is translated from the coding sequence ATGCTACAAACAGACCAACTTTCCGGTGCAAAACCACAGCGGGTTATCAGCCCGCAAACTGTCTCCGCTCAGGAAGAGCAGCTGGAGCGTGCATTACGGCCGCGCGCATTAACAGACTATATCGGCCAGCACAAAGCTAAAGAACAGCTTTCTATTTTTATACAGGCAGCCAAAATACGAAAAGAGGCACTGGATCACACCCTTTTATTTGGCCCACCTGGTTTGGGCAAGACTACTCTTGCTCATATCATTGCCCATGAGCTTGGCGTAAGTTTGCGCCAGACATCAGGCCCTGTGCTGGAACGCGCAGGCGATCTCGCTGCCATTCTGACTAATCTCGAGCCACACGATGTTCTTTTTATAGATGAAATTCATCGCTTAAATCCTGTAGTAGAAGAAATACTGTATCCCGCACTGGAAGACTACCAATTAGACATCATGATTGGTGAAGGGCCGGCAGCACGTTCGGTGAAAATAGACTTGCCTCCTTTCACACTGGTAGGCGCCACCACGCGCGCAGGGATGCTTACAAATCCATTGCGCGATCGTTTCGGTATCGTTTCTCGTCTAGAGTTTTACAATAATAATGACTTAACAACAATTGTGACCCGTTCTGCACAGCTATTACAACTTCATATCGACAATACAGGTGCAGCTGAAATTGCCAGACGCAGCCGTGGCACACCTCGCATTGCTAATCGCCTGTTGCGCCGCGTACGCGATTATGCCGAAGTAAAACATGAAGGAAAAATCAATGCAGAAATTGCAGATGCTGCGTTAAAAATGCTGGATATCGATCAATCTGGTCTTGATGTAATGGATTGCAAATATCTTGAAGCGATTCTCTATAAATTTTCTGGTGGACCAGTAGGTCTTGACAATATTGCAGCAGCAATCGGCGAATCAACCGATACCATAGAGGATGTAATAGAGCCCTATTTAATTCAGCAGGGTTTTTTACAACGTACACCTCGCGGACGCATGGCAACAGAACTTAGCTACAGCCATTTTGGCCTACCAGCTCCAACCAATAAAACCTGA
- the trxA gene encoding thioredoxin TrxA, with amino-acid sequence MSSDLIVHIGDGNFANEVLQSDVPVLLDFWAPWCGPCKMIAPILDDLAAEYQGKLKIVKLNVDENQETPAKFGVRGIPTLMIFKNGSSVATKVGALNKGQLEAFINASL; translated from the coding sequence ATGAGTAGTGATTTAATTGTTCATATAGGCGATGGAAATTTTGCAAATGAAGTTTTACAGTCAGATGTCCCAGTATTGTTGGATTTTTGGGCACCATGGTGCGGTCCATGTAAAATGATTGCCCCGATATTGGACGATTTGGCTGCCGAATATCAGGGGAAGTTGAAAATTGTAAAGCTAAATGTAGATGAAAATCAGGAAACGCCAGCAAAATTTGGAGTTCGTGGTATTCCAACCCTTATGATTTTTAAAAATGGTTCCAGTGTTGCAACTAAAGTTGGTGCCTTGAATAAAGGGCAATTAGAAGCTTTTATTAATGCTTCTCTGTAG